In Halichondria panicea chromosome 17, odHalPani1.1, whole genome shotgun sequence, a single window of DNA contains:
- the LOC135351246 gene encoding uncharacterized protein LOC135351246: MKLLLLVVCCMISTSLAGLIDEEAKLETVLNEIDEVLQDLKAGDDAEPIGDILKPSHKQDSKGSSAMEEMLLHTENIDEATAEVKAAGGHILLQLGRNLLVAKVPSHVAKQNSFSQASAHISSSASAETFRYAHAYWMAREDDLKPQPPVQKWTEKTAPMVLKREDSDDIFRADSPYRQTMSGKIAVMVYTVSGPGSLLAISNTEANKVYSECLRGLRFWSDAATVHGETLSFVLYDRLVQISAEDSTSCPSFDGCHNVFADPVLKFYGFSTGKAGKDQAAQKVKDYENADGAFLAFISKYKQGHFAYAISGGGPIYMQYSNDGWGPDQIDRLFAHETGHVFNAPDEYKSCDCSYIYGKGRCVAANTNCDTCTTNQAPCIMDVNDIDNLCEYTKRHVGWC; the protein is encoded by the exons ATGAAGTTGCTGCTACTTGTGGTTTGCTGTATGATTTCCACATCACTAGCTGGTCTGATTGACGAAGAGGCTAAACTGGAAACTGTGCTCAA TGAAATTGATGAGGTATTGCAAGACCTGAAAGCTGGTGATGATGCTGAGCCAATTGGAGATATTTTAAAGCCATCCCACAAACAAGACTCAAAAGG AAGTTCTGCCATGGAGGAGATGTTGCTTCACACTGAGAACATTGACGAGGCAACTGCTGAAGTGAAAGCTGCTGGAGGCCACATTCTACTCCAACTTGGTCGCAACCTCTTAGTTGCAAAAGTCCCCTCTCATGTAGCCAAGCAGAATAGCTTCAGTCAAGCTTCAGCTCATATTTCGAGCTCAGCATCAGCGGAAACTTTTCGCTATGCTCATGCCTACTGGATGGCACGAGAAGATGATCTGAAACCACAACCACCAGTTCAAAAGTGGACAGAAAAAACAGCTCCAATGGTCCTTAAACGAGAAGATTCAGACGACATTTTTCGGGCAGATTCACCATACCGCCAAACCATGTCTGGGAAGATTGCCGTTATGGTTTATACTGTTTCTGGTCCTGGTAGCTTATTAGCAATAAGCAATACTGAGGCAAATAAGGTTTACAGTGAATGCTTAAGAGGGCTTAGATTCTGGTCAGACGCGGCCACGGTTCACGGGGAGACTTTGTCATTTGTGCTGTATGATAGGCTGGTACAAATCAGTGCTGAAGATTCAACCTCTTGCCCTAGCTTTGATGGTTGCCACAACGTGTTTGCTGATCCTGTACTCAAATTTTATGGTTTCTCAACTGGTAAAGCTGGAAAGGACCAAGCAGCACAAAAAGTTAAAGACTACGAAAACGCTGATGGTGCTTTCCTTGCTTTCATCTCTAAGTACAAGCAAGGCCATTTTGCTTATGCCATATCAGGTGGCGgacctatatacatgcagtacagcaaTGACGGTTGGGGTCCCGATCAGATTGACAGGCTTTTCGCTCATGAAACTGGACATGTTTTTAACGCTCCTGACGAATACAAATCGTGTGATTGCTCTTACATTTATGGCAAGGGACGCTGCGTTGCTGCAAATAC
- the LOC135351243 gene encoding uncharacterized protein LOC135351243, with amino-acid sequence MKLLLLVVCCMISSSLAGLIDKEAKLETVFNEIEEVLQDLKADDNDEPHPEPIGDIQKFESMFNDRELQNGAVIEGDISPKPSHKQDSQGKSAMEEMLLHTENIDEATAEVEAAGGRVLLQLGHNLLVVKVPSHVAKQNSFSQASAHISSSASAETFRHAHAYWTAREDELKPQPPVQKWTERMAPMAFKQEDSDEGSQIGTPYRQTMTGKIGVIILIASGPGSLAINNAEYNTISSECLRGLKFWSDHASVEGVTLSFVMYDTRATISAENPTSCPSRESCHNVFVDPTLQAFHYPTGKAGMDQLAQNVKSYYNADGAFLAFFSKYRQSHYAYSRSGGPIYMQYSNDGWGPDQIDRVFAHEAGHVFNAPDEYGACQCTELYGKGSCTAKNFNCKDCTSSPTSCIMDSNMALDSLCENTKKHVGWC; translated from the exons ATGAAGTTGCTGCTGCTTGTGGTTTGCTGTATGATTTCCTCATCACTAGCTGGTCTGATTGACAAAGAGGCTAAACTGGAAACTGTGTTCAA TGAAATTGAGGAGGTATTACAAGATCTGAAAGCTGATGATAATGACGAGCCTCATCCTGAGCCAATTGGAGACATTCAAAAATTTGAGTCGATGTTCAATGATCG TGAACTTCAGAATGGAGCAGTGATCGAGGGAGATATTTCACCAAAGCCATCCCACAAACAAGACTCACAAGG GAAATCTGCCATGGAGGAGATGTTGCTTCACACTGAAAACATTGACGAGGCAACTGCTGAAGTGGAAGCTGCTGGAGGCCGCGTTCTACTCCAACTTGGTCACAACCTCTTAGTTGTAAAAGTCCCCTCTCATGTAGCCAAGCAGAATAGCTTCAGTCAAGCTTCAGCCCATATTTCGAGCTCAGCATCAGCGGAAACTTTTCGCCATGCTCATGCCTACTGGACGGCACGAGAAGATGAGCTGAAACCACAACCACCGGTTCAAAAGTGGACAGAAAGAATGGCTCCAATGGCCTTTAAACAAGAAGATTCAGACGAAGGTTCTCAGATAGGTACACCCTACCGCCAAACCATGACTGGGAAGATTGGTGTTATTATTCTTATTGCTTCGGGTCCTGGTAGCTTAGCAATAAACAATGCTGAGTATAATACGATTTCCAGTGAATGCCTAAGAGGGCTTAAATTCTGGTCAGACCATGCCTCGGTAGAAGGGGTTACTTTGTCGTTTGTGATGTATGATACGAGGGCAACAATCAGTGCTGAAAATCCAACTTCTTGCCCTAGCCGTGAATCTTGCCACAATGTGTTTGTTGATCCTACACTTCAAGCTTTTCATTACCCAACTGGTAAAGCTGGAATGGACCAATTAGCACAAAATGTCAAAAGCTACTATAACGCTGATGGTGCTTTCCTTGCTTTCTTCTCTAAGTACAGGCAAAGCCATTATGCGTATTCCCGTAGTGGCGgacctatatacatgcagtacagcaaTGACGGTTGGGGTCCCGATCAGATTGACAGGGTTTTCGCTCATGAAGCTGGACATGTTTTTAACGCTCCTGACGAATACGGAGCATGTCAGTGTACCGAACTGTATGGCAAGGGAAGCTGCACTGCTAAAAATTTTAACTGCAAGGACTGCACTTCTTCTCCAACTAGCTGCATTATGGACAGCAATATGGCTCTGGATAGCCTTTGCGAGAATACCAAAAAACACGTGGGTTGGTGCTAA